The Rhizobium sp. CCGE531 genomic sequence CCTCCTCGCCATGCTTGGCGATACGCATGCGGTCGCCATCCGGCGTCGCTTCCTTCACCAGCCAGGTGGAAATCTTGTCCTCGTGCTTGCGCGGCACGCCCTTGACCAGCGACCAATAGGTCTTCTTGGTGTCGCGCTCGCGAAAGGCCGCCGTCAGCTTCTGCGCGGCACCACGGGTGCGGGCAACGACAAGTACACCGGATGTGTCGCGGTCGAGACGGTGCACCAGGCGCGGCTTTTCGCCCTTCTTGCTCGTCCACGCCTCCAGCATCTTGTCGATATGACGTGTGAGGCCGGAGCCGCCCTGCACCGCAAGGCCCGCGGGCTTGTTCAGCACATAGACCTTGTCGTCTTCATGCAGCAGCATGCGCGCAAGAAGCTCGCCGTCGCCGGCGTGTTTGAGGTCGTTGCTGGCGATCGGACCACTCTTCAGCGCCTTTGCATCGACATCGAGCGGCGGCACGCGCACCGTCTGCCCCGGCTGCACGCGCGCATCCGTCTTCACGCGGCCACCATCGACACGCACCTGTCCGGAACGCATCAGCTTCTGCAATTGCCCGAAGCCGAGCCCTGGAAAATGCACCTTGAACCAGCGGTCGAGGCGCATGCCGGCTTCCTCAGGCTCGACCTGTATATGTTCAATCCCGGCCATACTTCTTCTTTCAAATACCGCGGCATGCCCCAGGGAGCGCCACGCGCTCGTTGGACGGGGTCATGCGAATTCAAACGACGGGACCATCAGCCCCGCGGCCGGAGATTTCCTGGCCTTTTGACGTGGCTTTAGAGCATTTCGAGGAAAAGTGGAAACCGGAATTATACGGCAGGATAATTTTCTGGCTCAGTTCCCCTTGGCCGAGACGATAGGCAGATTGATGTCGACCATGCCGGCCTTGTCGAACATCAGCATTACGGGCACCGTGCCGCCCTGCTTGAAGGGCGCCTTCACCTGCTTAAACATCATGTGCATCGTGTTGGGCGCAAGCGTCACGGTGGCGCCGGCGGGAATGGC encodes the following:
- a CDS encoding RluA family pseudouridine synthase; its protein translation is MAGIEHIQVEPEEAGMRLDRWFKVHFPGLGFGQLQKLMRSGQVRVDGGRVKTDARVQPGQTVRVPPLDVDAKALKSGPIASNDLKHAGDGELLARMLLHEDDKVYVLNKPAGLAVQGGSGLTRHIDKMLEAWTSKKGEKPRLVHRLDRDTSGVLVVARTRGAAQKLTAAFRERDTKKTYWSLVKGVPRKHEDKISTWLVKEATPDGDRMRIAKHGEEGADHAISYYRVLETAAQSLAWLEMEPYTGRTHQLRVHALHMGHPIIGDPKYFDDDPNWDFPGGVQKRLHLHARHIDIPHPNGGRLRVTAPLPPHMVQTWNLLGFDMESAGEPDDE